The following coding sequences lie in one Oncorhynchus kisutch isolate 150728-3 linkage group LG3, Okis_V2, whole genome shotgun sequence genomic window:
- the LOC116357439 gene encoding platelet glycoprotein Ib beta chain-like, translating into MRGFLPCVTPLLGLLILLTPGRVQGSSSCPLYCSCHGAQVDCSSRALTTSSLPSRFPPATTELRLHDNQLTTLPNSLLDFLSSLRSVSLHGNPWACDCGVLYLRAWLLRQPASYTSHSNITCSSPPRLRGTLVVYLAEEEVLESCHYWYCDLALASQVCLFVFVAVQAGLLAAVVVFLRRFESLSREARWTTEESFAGGEGLTSNEYSEPMKESII; encoded by the coding sequence ATGAGGGGGTTCCTGCCATGTGTGACCCCACTACTGGGTCTTCTCATCTTGTTGACCCCAGGGAGGGTTCAAGGGTCATCAAGCTGTCCCCTGTACTGCTCCTGTCATGGTGCTCAGGTAGACTGCAGCAGCCGTGCCCTCACCACCTCTTCCTTACCCTCCCGCTTCCCTCCTGCCACCACCGAGCTCCGTCTCCATGACAACCAGCTGACCACGCTCCCAAACAGCCTTCTggacttcctctcctccctccgctCCGTGTCGCTCCATGGAAACCCCTGGGCCTGTGACTGCGGTGTGCTCTACCTGCGTGCCTGGCTGCTCCGACAACCTGCCAGCTACACCAGCCACAGCAACATCACCTGCAGTTCCCCTCCCCGCCTGCGAGGGACGCTGGTGGTCTACCTGGCTGAGGAGGAGGTGCTGGAGTCCTGTCACTACTGGTACTGTGACTTGGCACTGGCCTCCcaggtgtgtttgtttgtgtttgtggcgGTGCAGGCGGGGCTGCTGGCTGCTGTGGTCGTGTTCCTGAGGAGGTTTGAGAGCCTGTCCCGCGAGGCCCGGTGGACCACAGAGGAGAGCTTTGCTGGGGGGGAGGGGCTTACGAGTAATGAGTATAGTGAGCCCATGAAGGAAAGCATCATCTga